The Argentina anserina chromosome 3, drPotAnse1.1, whole genome shotgun sequence genome includes a region encoding these proteins:
- the LOC126788455 gene encoding uncharacterized protein LOC126788455, whose product MGRRRLFACFGKGHSSSSPSSPAARDRRTSAVSADVSAEEHRKSGPVLVELFSSQGCSTSPVAELLLSRLGRGDFNRSDVPPVVVLAYHVDYWDYMGWKDPYGSSQWTVRQKNYIEALRLDTMFTPQVVVQGTAQCVGNDENDLLTCIKQAPRYAAPTFQASFERSSDSLQVSLTGALRTKVDGNGANVMVALYESGLVTNCPSGENKGRVLSNDYVVRRLEKLCTVKDVPAKKTISGTVTFPLWESFNATKCGMIVFIQSSSHQIYSSQKFQLPEN is encoded by the exons ATGGGGCGACGTCGTCTCTTCGCCTGCTTTGGAAAAGGCcactcctcttcctccccctCCTCCCCGGCTGCGCGCGACAGACGCACGTCAGCAGTATCCGCTGACGTCTCGGCCGAAGAGCATAGGAAGAGCGGGCCGGTGTTAGTGGAGCTGTTCTCGTCGCAGGGCTGCTCCACATCACCGGTGGCGGAGCTACTCTTGTCAAGGCTTGGGAGAGGGGATTTCAACAGGAGTGATGTGCCTCCGGTGGTGGTGCTGGCGTACCACGTCGACTACTGGGACTACATGGGGTGGAAGGACCCCTACGGTTCGAGCCAGTGGACCGTTCGGCAAAAGAATTACATAGAGGCCTTGAGGCTCGACACCATGTTCACGCCGCAGGTGGTGGTTCAGGGAACAGCTCAATGTGTCGGCAACGATGAGAATGATTTGCTAACATGCATCAAGCAGGCTCCTAGATATGCTGCACCCACGTTCCAG GCAAGTTTTGAGAGATCTTCAGACTCCCTGCAAGTATCTCTTACAGGAGCCTTAAGGACAAAGGTGGATGGCAATGGTGCCAATGTGATGGTGGCGCTCTATGAAAGTGGGTTAGTCACTAACTGCCCCTCGGGGGAGAACAAAGGACGCGTCCTGTCGAACGATTATGTTGTACGAAGACTCGAAAAGCTTTGCACAGTGAAGGACGTCCCAGCCAAGAAGACCATTTCAGGGACTGTTACCTTCCCATTATGGGAAAGCTTCAATGCTACAAAATGTGGGATGATCGTCTTCATTCAAAGCAGCTCGCATCAAATATATAGTTCGCAGAAGTTTCAGCTGCCGGAGAATTAA